A stretch of the Filimonas lacunae genome encodes the following:
- a CDS encoding AAA family ATPase, which translates to MRISLDQLNTRNKESKFIETCFHTFHPFVVDNTNPSKEERARYITQAKANKYKVIGYYFQSKLSDALERNSQRTGKENIPEIGIKGTFKRLVLPTMEEGFDALYYVTTDNNTFIVKEWSDEI; encoded by the coding sequence ATGCGTATTTCCTTAGACCAATTAAACACCAGGAATAAGGAATCTAAGTTTATAGAAACCTGCTTTCACACCTTCCATCCATTTGTTGTAGACAATACCAATCCTTCAAAGGAAGAGAGAGCCAGGTACATTACCCAGGCAAAAGCCAATAAGTATAAAGTGATCGGGTATTATTTCCAGTCTAAACTGTCCGATGCGTTGGAGCGCAACAGTCAACGAACGGGCAAGGAGAATATTCCTGAAATTGGCATCAAGGGCACGTTTAAACGACTGGTGCTGCCAACAATGGAAGAAGGATTTGATGCGCTTTATTATGTAACTACTGATAACAATACATTTATCGTAAAAGAATGGTCAGATGAAATTTGA
- a CDS encoding tRNA(His) guanylyltransferase Thg1 family protein, which produces MKFDDLDYKMRVYETSQDRCVLPDMYLVARIDGRSFTKLTKEVHQFEAPFDEKFRDLMVETVKHLMNCGFNIIYGYTESDEISLLFHPMENTFGRKTRKYISILAGEASAKFSSLLGSVGAFDCRLSELPNKKLVEDYFRWRNEDAHRNALNAHCYWRLRGDRFSANEATSKIEGMSTGAKNELLFQYGVNFNNIPNWQKRGIGFYWKDVKKEGFNPKTNEHVWADKRILYTDFDLPMREEYNTFINELVDKYDTVIV; this is translated from the coding sequence ATGAAATTTGATGATCTGGATTATAAGATGAGGGTTTATGAAACCTCGCAAGACCGCTGTGTCTTACCTGATATGTACCTGGTAGCGCGAATTGATGGGCGAAGCTTTACCAAGCTGACGAAAGAAGTGCATCAATTTGAAGCGCCCTTTGACGAAAAATTCCGCGACCTGATGGTGGAAACCGTAAAGCACCTGATGAACTGTGGTTTCAATATTATTTACGGTTATACAGAGAGTGATGAAATATCCCTGTTATTCCACCCAATGGAAAATACGTTTGGACGTAAAACAAGGAAGTATATCTCTATCCTGGCGGGTGAAGCCAGTGCTAAGTTCTCCTCTCTTTTAGGAAGTGTAGGTGCTTTTGATTGCCGCTTATCTGAACTACCTAACAAAAAACTGGTAGAGGATTATTTCAGATGGCGTAACGAAGATGCACACAGAAATGCACTGAATGCCCACTGTTATTGGCGTTTAAGGGGTGATCGCTTTTCGGCAAATGAAGCAACTTCCAAAATTGAAGGCATGAGCACCGGGGCAAAGAACGAACTGTTGTTTCAATATGGTGTTAACTTCAATAACATTCCTAACTGGCAAAAGAGAGGGATCGGGTTTTATTGGAAGGACGTGAAAAAGGAAGGGTTTAATCCGAAGACAAATGAACATGTATGGGCAGATAAACGGATTTTGTATACCGACTTTGACTTGCCTATGCGGGAAGAGTACAATACGTTTATAAACGAACTGGTAGATAAGTACGATACTGTGATCGTTTAG
- a CDS encoding putative quinol monooxygenase, giving the protein MSSLKIVAKFKVKPANREEVIASLLKCVVASRAEDGNVFYDLTESVSDSSILVMIEEWKSQEAIDFHNTTPHFKELINSLQGKAEVVIDVLKDIHP; this is encoded by the coding sequence ATGAGCAGTTTAAAAATTGTCGCAAAATTTAAAGTAAAACCGGCCAATAGGGAAGAGGTGATCGCCAGCTTGTTAAAATGTGTGGTAGCATCGCGTGCCGAAGACGGAAATGTATTCTACGATCTTACGGAAAGCGTATCCGATTCCAGCATATTAGTAATGATAGAAGAATGGAAGTCGCAGGAAGCTATTGATTTTCACAACACTACTCCACACTTTAAAGAGCTGATCAACAGCCTGCAAGGGAAAGCGGAAGTGGTTATAGATGTGCTAAAAGATATTCATCCGTAA
- a CDS encoding sterol desaturase family protein, whose translation MDNILTYLLQLPSGYIWLIFLTENILITFGVLFIGSFFYKGRYSTKDWYLCAVTNVLNTVVTFAGYRLWEHQYIVIDTHFSWWMLPHFIILFLAMDLLMFVFHIIIHKTFLYKAVHMLHHEAVDPSPIDLFVLHPVEALGFGSLWLLLLLIYPFNIYGIIIYLVVNVIFGLIGHLGMEPLPSAMLQWPGIRYLGTSTFHHNHHQDIRYNFGFYTSIWDRIFRTYKQQPPSY comes from the coding sequence TTGGATAACATACTTACCTATTTACTACAATTACCCTCAGGCTATATATGGCTTATCTTCCTGACAGAAAACATACTCATTACCTTCGGCGTATTGTTCATTGGCAGCTTCTTTTATAAAGGGCGTTATTCTACCAAAGACTGGTATCTATGTGCTGTTACCAATGTATTAAATACGGTAGTAACCTTTGCCGGGTATAGGCTGTGGGAACACCAGTATATAGTGATAGACACGCACTTTTCGTGGTGGATGTTACCGCATTTTATCATACTGTTTCTGGCAATGGACTTATTGATGTTTGTGTTTCATATAATTATACACAAAACATTTCTGTATAAGGCAGTGCACATGTTACATCACGAAGCTGTTGATCCGTCGCCCATTGACCTGTTTGTACTGCACCCGGTGGAAGCGTTGGGGTTTGGCAGTTTGTGGCTGTTGCTGCTTTTAATATATCCTTTCAATATCTATGGCATTATCATATACCTGGTGGTGAATGTGATCTTTGGCCTGATAGGTCATCTGGGTATGGAGCCACTACCTTCTGCCATGTTGCAATGGCCTGGCATCCGATACCTGGGCACTTCTACCTTCCATCATAATCACCACCAGGATATACGGTATAATTTTGGCTTTTACACCAGCATCTGGGACAGGATCTTTCGCACCTATAAACAACAGCCACCCAGCTACTAA
- a CDS encoding DinB family protein: protein MNIQTIITDIKSFLTSTFTTIDTWFDKDETLRNYRPSNNGWKINEILEHIGLTNHFLLILIDKGTSKALQNIHKLDLDEELSNYIFHRDQLTEVGIRNSFTWIRPEHMEPTGTKPLKEVRVQLKEQVNQCLHSLDRMKNGEGVLYKTTMTVNNLGKIDVYEYIYFLAQHGQRHVQQMEKNEAEFNATQN, encoded by the coding sequence ATGAACATACAAACGATCATAACTGATATAAAAAGCTTTCTTACCAGCACCTTCACCACCATAGACACCTGGTTTGATAAAGATGAAACGCTGCGCAATTACCGTCCCAGCAACAACGGCTGGAAGATCAACGAAATTTTAGAACATATAGGGTTAACCAACCATTTTCTACTGATCCTCATTGACAAAGGCACCAGTAAAGCCCTGCAAAACATTCACAAACTTGATCTGGATGAGGAGTTAAGCAACTATATTTTTCACCGCGATCAATTAACAGAAGTGGGAATACGCAACTCATTTACCTGGATAAGACCTGAACATATGGAACCAACAGGAACCAAACCACTTAAAGAAGTCCGCGTGCAGCTGAAAGAGCAGGTAAATCAGTGCCTGCATAGTCTTGACCGGATGAAGAATGGGGAAGGAGTGCTTTACAAAACCACCATGACTGTAAACAACCTGGGTAAAATAGATGTTTATGAATACATTTACTTCCTGGCCCAGCACGGGCAAAGACATGTGCAGCAAATGGAGAAAAACGAAGCGGAATTTAATGCAACACAAAATTGA
- a CDS encoding YdeI/OmpD-associated family protein — translation MPHNEIDTFCPASRLQWRQWLQENHHTRESIWLVYYKKQSGQPTVQYQEALEEALCFGWIDSTKKSLGDDRFMQFFCRRKPTSVWSKINKEKVQRLIETGYMEPAGLACIEKAKQNGSWVILDEVEELVVPKDLLTALKKIPGAKDYFLCLSNSVKKSILQWLVLAKRPETRQKRILEIAELAGVRQKPKQFR, via the coding sequence ATGCCCCATAACGAAATAGATACTTTTTGTCCTGCCAGCAGGTTGCAGTGGCGACAATGGTTGCAGGAGAATCACCATACACGGGAATCTATATGGCTGGTGTATTATAAAAAGCAATCAGGGCAACCTACTGTACAGTACCAGGAGGCGTTGGAAGAAGCGCTTTGTTTTGGCTGGATAGACAGCACTAAAAAGTCGCTGGGCGACGACAGGTTTATGCAATTCTTTTGCAGAAGAAAGCCCACCAGCGTGTGGTCGAAGATAAACAAGGAAAAAGTGCAGCGCCTGATAGAAACGGGCTATATGGAGCCGGCCGGATTAGCTTGTATTGAAAAGGCTAAGCAAAACGGCTCGTGGGTAATATTAGATGAGGTGGAAGAATTGGTGGTGCCTAAAGATTTATTGACGGCATTGAAAAAGATACCCGGTGCTAAAGATTATTTCCTGTGTTTAAGCAATTCTGTCAAAAAGAGTATTTTGCAATGGCTGGTGTTGGCGAAACGACCAGAAACCCGGCAAAAAAGAATACTGGAAATAGCCGAACTGGCAGGTGTACGGCAAAAGCCTAAGCAGTTCAGATAA
- a CDS encoding CDP-alcohol phosphatidyltransferase family protein — MKKIPLYLIYSRLVLSVVIVLFAIWRPPFYRGCMVALLVTGLLTDVFDGIIARKLNVSTQRLRRLDSSIDQVFWIAVLAACCITCPAFFIRNYVYLLIVLGAEVLTYVVSFIRFKKEVATHAIASKVWTLTILATLIQVILSCDSGWLFQCCFYLGVVTRVEILLILCIIKSWHNDIPSIYHAVQLRKGKEIKRHQLFNG; from the coding sequence TTGAAAAAGATACCCTTATACCTTATTTACTCCCGTTTAGTGCTAAGTGTGGTTATTGTGTTGTTTGCCATATGGCGGCCGCCCTTTTATAGAGGTTGTATGGTAGCATTGCTGGTAACTGGTTTGTTAACGGATGTGTTTGACGGCATCATTGCCCGTAAACTCAATGTATCAACCCAACGTTTACGCAGACTGGACTCTTCCATCGACCAGGTGTTTTGGATAGCGGTACTGGCTGCATGCTGCATTACCTGTCCTGCTTTTTTCATCCGCAATTATGTGTACCTGCTGATTGTTCTTGGTGCAGAAGTGCTTACTTATGTAGTAAGTTTTATCCGTTTTAAAAAGGAAGTAGCTACCCATGCAATTGCTTCCAAGGTGTGGACGCTTACTATCCTGGCAACGCTTATCCAGGTAATATTGAGCTGCGATTCGGGCTGGTTGTTTCAGTGTTGTTTTTACCTGGGAGTGGTTACCCGGGTGGAGATATTGCTGATATTGTGTATTATCAAAAGCTGGCATAATGATATACCCAGCATCTATCATGCTGTACAGTTAAGAAAGGGAAAAGAGATAAAAAGGCATCAACTGTTTAATGGATAA